The Flavobacterium sp. HJ-32-4 genome contains a region encoding:
- a CDS encoding DUF3298 and DUF4163 domain-containing protein yields the protein MKRICIPLVFFLLLTACEKEEVLTFESATYSKKSNVPCTKECPEATVTLPIAAGVPVVADSINKRIFNVIRNNIIVFGEQPYQASDFNELLSRFMASYEELRKDDPEETGWSAKVEGRVAYESDSLLNIELRHYIYEGGAHGYSGRTSLLFNPKNGKAISQRQLFRNKAGFKAFAEKKFRETFHIAEKDSLNSAGFMFEHSKFVLPQTYIYTDKGFLLYYNVYEIASYAEGPKEVLIPYDEMKPYLLIR from the coding sequence ATGAAACGTATTTGTATTCCCCTTGTGTTTTTTCTGCTTTTGACGGCCTGTGAGAAAGAAGAAGTGCTGACCTTCGAGTCGGCCACGTATTCGAAGAAAAGTAATGTGCCGTGCACGAAGGAATGTCCGGAAGCGACGGTCACCCTTCCAATTGCCGCGGGTGTTCCGGTTGTGGCAGACAGTATCAATAAGAGAATATTCAACGTCATCCGGAACAACATCATCGTTTTCGGTGAGCAACCATATCAGGCGTCTGATTTCAATGAACTGCTATCGCGGTTTATGGCGTCGTACGAAGAACTGCGGAAAGACGACCCGGAAGAGACGGGTTGGTCGGCTAAAGTAGAAGGGCGCGTGGCCTATGAGAGTGACAGCCTGTTAAACATCGAACTCCGCCATTACATATATGAAGGGGGCGCACACGGCTACAGCGGCCGGACCTCGCTGTTATTCAATCCTAAAAACGGGAAGGCCATTTCACAACGACAGTTGTTCCGGAACAAAGCCGGCTTCAAGGCCTTCGCTGAAAAAAAATTCCGGGAGACGTTCCACATCGCCGAAAAAGACTCACTAAACAGCGCCGGATTCATGTTCGAGCATTCCAAATTCGTCCTGCCGCAAACCTATATCTATACCGACAAAGGTTTCCTTCTCTACTATAATGTCTACGAAATCGCCTCGTATGCAGAAGGGCCGAAGGAAGTGCTGATTCCCTATGATGAAATGAAGCCGTACCTGTTGATCAGATAA
- a CDS encoding DinB family protein, which yields MKHVLSLNRSSRNTLLQLVGAYSIEQLNHIPPGFSNNLAWNFGHIIVTQQGLVYGLSGLPPMVSKELIDRYKKGTRPEGFIGEDEIREMKRLLFATLDQTERDYAEGRFVHFTEFPIATVGHVLQNVDDALLFNNYHEGIHLGMMLHLRKFI from the coding sequence ATGAAACACGTCCTTTCCCTCAACCGCAGCTCGCGCAACACCCTCCTGCAACTCGTAGGCGCCTATTCGATCGAACAGTTAAATCATATCCCGCCGGGCTTTTCCAATAACCTGGCGTGGAACTTCGGTCATATCATCGTGACGCAGCAGGGGTTGGTGTATGGGCTATCCGGACTTCCGCCGATGGTATCAAAAGAGCTGATTGACCGGTATAAGAAAGGCACCCGACCAGAGGGTTTTATTGGTGAGGACGAGATTCGCGAGATGAAGCGGCTGTTGTTTGCCACGCTCGACCAAACCGAACGCGATTATGCCGAGGGGCGTTTCGTACACTTCACAGAGTTCCCGATTGCAACGGTGGGGCACGTCCTGCAAAACGTCGACGATGCGCTGTTGTTCAATAACTATCATGAGGGCATCCATTTGGGTATGATGCTCCACCTCCGGAAGTTTATCTGA
- a CDS encoding NAD(P)H-dependent glycerol-3-phosphate dehydrogenase, giving the protein MGNTPKFAVIGGGSWATAIAKMLCVNQDEIAWYMRNVDAIAHLKENRHNPNYLSSVEFDTKKLHLTADINEAVAYADYVIFAIPSAFLSAELARLTVSLEDKVVFSAIKGIVPETSLIVGEHFHNTYDIPYQNIGVITGPCHAEEVALERLSYLTIACGDASKAKVMAKALASHYINTKISDDIVGTEYAAMLKNIYAIAAGMAHGLGYGDNFQSVLMSNAIREMKKFIRKVHKMKRNINNSAYLGDLLVTGYSVFSRNRMFGNMIGKGYTVQSAMMEMSMVAEGYYAVKSAWKLNQKYKAKTPIIDAVYDVLYDGKEARKVFKKLTEKLD; this is encoded by the coding sequence ATGGGTAATACTCCGAAATTCGCCGTAATCGGTGGCGGTAGCTGGGCAACGGCCATCGCGAAAATGCTTTGCGTCAACCAGGACGAAATTGCCTGGTATATGCGCAACGTCGACGCGATCGCCCACCTGAAAGAAAACCGTCACAATCCGAACTACCTGAGTTCTGTTGAATTCGACACCAAAAAGCTGCATTTGACGGCCGATATCAACGAAGCGGTGGCCTACGCCGATTATGTGATCTTTGCCATTCCGTCGGCTTTCTTAAGTGCCGAGTTGGCGCGGCTGACCGTGTCGCTCGAAGACAAGGTCGTGTTTTCGGCTATCAAAGGCATCGTGCCCGAGACCAGCCTGATCGTCGGCGAGCATTTCCACAATACTTATGACATCCCGTATCAGAATATTGGCGTCATCACCGGGCCCTGCCATGCCGAAGAGGTCGCCCTCGAACGCCTGTCGTATCTGACGATTGCCTGTGGCGACGCGTCGAAAGCGAAAGTCATGGCAAAAGCGTTGGCCAGCCATTATATCAATACGAAGATTTCCGACGATATCGTAGGCACTGAATATGCGGCGATGCTGAAAAATATTTACGCCATTGCAGCCGGTATGGCGCACGGACTCGGCTACGGCGACAACTTCCAGTCAGTGTTGATGAGCAACGCCATCCGCGAGATGAAGAAGTTCATCCGGAAAGTGCACAAGATGAAACGGAACATCAACAACTCGGCCTATCTGGGGGATTTGTTGGTCACCGGTTATTCGGTGTTTTCGCGTAACCGGATGTTCGGCAACATGATCGGAAAGGGCTATACCGTGCAAAGCGCCATGATGGAAATGAGCATGGTGGCCGAAGGCTACTACGCCGTAAAAAGTGCCTGGAAACTCAACCAGAAATACAAAGCCAAAACCCCGATTATCGATGCGGTGTATGATGTTTTGTACGATGGAAAGGAAGCGCGGAAAGTGTTTAAGAAACTGACGGAGAAACTCGATTAG
- a CDS encoding arsenate reductase family protein, with translation MDKMYFLSTCDTCRKIIGRLPAQAKLVFQDIKKEPITAAQLDEMRRLSGSYEALFSRKAQLYKERGLKDQTLSEDDYRRLILEHYTFLSRPVFVLGDTIYIGNAAPTIDAVVAALSGDRG, from the coding sequence ATGGACAAAATGTACTTTCTCAGCACCTGCGACACCTGCCGGAAGATCATCGGACGATTGCCGGCCCAGGCCAAACTCGTATTCCAGGACATCAAAAAAGAACCGATAACAGCGGCACAACTCGATGAGATGCGACGGCTGTCGGGCAGTTATGAAGCCCTGTTCAGCCGGAAGGCGCAGTTGTATAAAGAGCGCGGACTGAAAGACCAGACGCTTTCGGAAGACGACTACCGCCGCCTGATACTCGAGCACTACACTTTCTTAAGCCGCCCTGTTTTCGTATTGGGCGACACGATTTATATCGGTAATGCCGCCCCCACCATCGATGCAGTAGTCGCAGCGCTCTCGGGCGACCGCGGTTGA
- a CDS encoding YicC/YloC family endoribonuclease, with product MVQSMTGFGKATVQLQAKKITVEIKSLNSKGLDLNMRLPQAYREMELELRNIVSQRLERGKVDFCIYVENTIEQTASKINAPIVKAYIEQMREVIPDADATELMKMAVRMPDALKTDREEVDETEWKQIRKAIEEALDNIQQFRRDEGASLDKEFRIRIDNIRTFMEAAYEIDPDRIAAIKERLHNAVTELKAEIDQNRFEQELIYYLEKLDITEEKVRLSNHLDYFLETLDLQEANGRKLGFIGQEMGREINTMGSKSNHSKMQKLVVLMKDELEKIKEQVLNVL from the coding sequence ATGGTACAATCGATGACAGGCTTCGGCAAAGCCACGGTGCAGTTGCAGGCAAAGAAAATCACGGTCGAGATTAAGTCGCTCAACAGCAAAGGCCTCGACCTTAACATGCGCCTGCCGCAGGCCTACCGCGAGATGGAGCTCGAATTGCGGAACATCGTGTCGCAGCGATTGGAGCGTGGCAAGGTTGATTTCTGCATCTATGTGGAAAACACGATCGAACAGACGGCCTCCAAAATCAATGCCCCCATCGTAAAGGCCTATATCGAGCAGATGCGCGAGGTCATCCCGGATGCCGATGCCACTGAATTGATGAAGATGGCGGTTCGTATGCCCGACGCCTTGAAAACCGATCGCGAGGAGGTCGACGAAACGGAATGGAAGCAGATTCGAAAAGCCATCGAAGAAGCGCTCGACAACATCCAACAGTTCCGTCGTGACGAAGGCGCGTCGCTTGACAAAGAATTCCGTATTCGCATTGACAACATCCGAACCTTCATGGAAGCGGCCTACGAGATCGATCCCGACCGGATTGCCGCCATCAAGGAACGCCTCCACAATGCGGTGACCGAGTTGAAAGCCGAAATCGACCAGAACCGCTTCGAACAGGAACTCATCTATTACCTCGAAAAACTCGACATCACCGAAGAAAAGGTACGGCTGAGCAACCACCTCGATTACTTTCTCGAAACCCTCGACCTGCAGGAAGCCAACGGCCGCAAACTGGGTTTCATCGGGCAGGAAATGGGCCGCGAGATCAACACGATGGGATCCAAATCCAATCATTCGAAAATGCAGAAGCTCGTCGTTTTGATGAAAGACGAGCTCGAAAAAATAAAGGAACAGGTACTCAACGTACTCTGA
- a CDS encoding sensor histidine kinase, which produces MHIPPFFRCLTVAFLLGISAPAVAANPTPTQAGKASKYVAQARKLKEQEKLDKALYCLREAEKIYRAYGDRDSLVYVNTALAEVFRSLTLSKESLQYIGLASAHVNNKTPKDILAFYYNRRAAIENMFGSKVKALELSERVVHLERQIKNKEIVVYSYNEIGALKEFEFAKDRPELYVEDYKAALKKAEDYQLLAPQMDILINLGRTYDHLKQYDREISSYDRGLEIARRLHSDYYQYQFEFNLVTPYKKKGDMQQAYDHLMQAFIKSNQLKDRAMASKISEADKKYNVEKKENELRIKNIEIQNNNRHYGYSLVILALTSVATITLVYFYRKSRKTNKRLKRLSAENEFLLGEANHRINNNLQLIIVLLSDELKNLSDDQAAQIRILPKIESIAYLHRHLYRSTDKRHIALSSYLEEINVNFSELFNSHQVTVSFEIEERWVDTDKAMYLGLILTELLINSLKYAFGEQVDRTIQLRCYTEDRTFHFSYFDNGQQSKGTEVKPKLVLKLCRQIQVTPNIDTTDGFRLDFNTDKI; this is translated from the coding sequence ATGCATATCCCTCCTTTCTTCCGCTGCCTCACGGTTGCATTCCTGCTCGGGATATCGGCCCCTGCCGTCGCTGCCAACCCCACTCCAACACAGGCCGGTAAGGCGTCAAAATACGTCGCCCAGGCCAGGAAGCTGAAAGAACAGGAGAAACTGGACAAAGCACTCTATTGTTTGCGTGAGGCCGAAAAAATCTACCGGGCCTACGGCGATCGTGATAGTCTGGTGTATGTCAACACGGCACTGGCCGAGGTCTTTCGCTCGCTTACACTTTCCAAAGAGTCGTTGCAGTACATTGGACTGGCTTCCGCCCACGTGAACAACAAAACACCGAAAGACATCCTCGCTTTTTACTATAACAGGAGGGCGGCAATCGAAAACATGTTCGGAAGTAAAGTCAAGGCACTTGAGTTGTCGGAACGCGTTGTGCATCTTGAGCGACAGATTAAAAACAAGGAAATTGTGGTGTATAGCTACAATGAAATTGGGGCCCTTAAGGAGTTCGAGTTTGCCAAAGACCGACCCGAGCTGTATGTGGAAGATTACAAAGCCGCACTGAAGAAAGCGGAGGATTATCAGTTGCTGGCGCCCCAAATGGACATCCTGATCAATTTGGGAAGGACCTACGACCACCTCAAACAGTATGACCGGGAAATCAGCAGTTACGACCGCGGGCTTGAGATTGCCCGGCGACTGCACAGCGATTATTACCAGTACCAGTTCGAATTCAACCTGGTGACGCCGTATAAAAAAAAGGGCGACATGCAGCAGGCCTATGATCACCTGATGCAGGCGTTTATCAAAAGCAATCAGCTGAAAGACCGGGCGATGGCATCGAAGATTTCAGAGGCAGACAAGAAATACAATGTGGAAAAGAAGGAGAACGAACTCCGCATCAAGAACATTGAAATCCAAAACAACAATCGCCATTACGGCTACAGCCTCGTCATCCTGGCACTCACTTCGGTCGCCACCATCACGCTGGTGTATTTCTATCGGAAATCACGCAAGACAAACAAACGACTGAAACGGCTTTCAGCGGAAAACGAATTCCTGCTCGGAGAAGCCAACCATCGCATTAACAACAACCTACAGTTGATCATCGTGTTGCTTTCCGATGAGTTGAAGAACCTCTCAGACGACCAGGCGGCACAAATCCGCATCCTCCCCAAAATCGAGTCGATCGCGTACCTGCACCGGCATTTGTACCGCTCAACCGATAAACGGCACATTGCGCTGTCTTCCTATCTCGAAGAGATTAACGTCAATTTTTCGGAGTTGTTCAATAGCCATCAGGTGACGGTTTCGTTCGAGATCGAAGAGCGATGGGTGGATACCGATAAGGCGATGTACCTCGGACTCATCCTGACCGAGTTACTCATCAATTCGCTGAAGTATGCCTTTGGCGAACAGGTGGATAGAACAATCCAACTTCGGTGTTACACAGAGGATCGCACATTCCATTTTTCGTATTTTGACAACGGACAACAAAGTAAAGGAACGGAAGTCAAACCCAAACTGGTGCTGAAATTGTGCCGACAGATTCAGGTAACACCCAACATCGACACTACTGACGGGTTCCGCCTTGACTTCAACACGGATAAGATATGA
- a CDS encoding LytTR family DNA-binding domain-containing protein translates to MKDRVRVLIVEDEVLIADYICELLQEEGYERIELAHNCADALRLFGSFRPDIILMDINIEGPNTGIELAAHRPADSSLVYVTAQQDSHTIQKAISTHPEGYLTKPIKKADLIATMHILSARKGREYVIVRDGHDDIRLEVAGILYVKSDDIYIDVVTAHRKYTLRKSLDAFLQELDDPNFLKVHRSYIVNKAHISQKSAQYVVVHDEKIPVARGRRFDL, encoded by the coding sequence ATGAAAGACCGCGTACGGGTATTGATTGTGGAAGATGAGGTGTTGATTGCCGACTACATCTGCGAACTCTTGCAAGAGGAAGGGTACGAACGAATCGAGTTGGCACATAACTGCGCCGACGCCCTGCGGTTGTTCGGGTCCTTCCGCCCGGATATCATCCTGATGGACATCAATATCGAAGGTCCCAATACAGGAATCGAACTGGCAGCACACCGACCGGCCGATTCGTCCCTGGTGTACGTCACTGCCCAGCAGGATTCGCATACGATTCAAAAGGCCATCAGTACCCATCCCGAGGGCTATCTTACCAAACCCATCAAAAAAGCGGATCTTATCGCTACAATGCATATACTTTCCGCCCGGAAAGGACGTGAATATGTGATTGTTCGGGACGGGCACGATGACATACGCCTGGAGGTGGCGGGCATCCTCTACGTCAAAAGCGACGATATCTACATCGACGTGGTGACCGCCCATCGCAAATACACCCTTCGAAAGTCGCTCGACGCATTCCTGCAGGAACTTGACGACCCCAATTTCCTGAAAGTACACCGCTCATATATCGTCAATAAGGCGCACATCAGCCAGAAATCGGCCCAGTATGTGGTCGTACACGATGAAAAAATCCCGGTTGCCCGGGGACGCCGTTTCGACTTATAG
- the nadD gene encoding nicotinate (nicotinamide) nucleotide adenylyltransferase has product MKIGLYFGTFNPIHTGHLIIANHMAEFTDLQQVWLVVTPHNPHKQKATLLDDFLRLDMVRLATEDYPKLRPSDVEFKLPQPNYTVNTLVHLGEKFPEHEFSLIMGEDNIRSLAKWKNYGYILQYHDIYVYPRVSSETDAIAFADHPRVRIIDAPVVEISSTFIRNGLKEGKNIRPLLPEKVWQYIDKDLLYRS; this is encoded by the coding sequence ATGAAGATCGGGCTCTATTTCGGTACGTTCAATCCGATCCACACCGGACACCTGATCATTGCCAACCACATGGCCGAGTTCACTGACCTGCAACAGGTGTGGCTCGTCGTAACGCCCCATAACCCACACAAGCAGAAAGCGACCTTACTCGACGATTTCCTACGGCTCGACATGGTGCGGCTGGCCACGGAAGACTATCCCAAACTGCGCCCGTCGGATGTCGAGTTTAAGTTACCGCAGCCGAATTACACCGTCAACACGTTGGTGCATCTGGGCGAGAAGTTTCCGGAGCATGAATTTTCGTTGATTATGGGGGAAGACAATATCCGCTCGCTGGCGAAGTGGAAGAATTATGGGTACATCCTCCAGTACCATGACATCTACGTCTATCCCCGCGTCTCGTCTGAAACGGATGCCATCGCCTTTGCCGACCATCCCCGCGTGCGGATCATAGACGCGCCGGTGGTGGAGATCTCGTCGACCTTTATCCGAAACGGACTGAAGGAAGGCAAAAACATCCGTCCCTTGCTGCCCGAGAAAGTGTGGCAGTATATCGACAAGGATCTACTTTATCGGAGTTGA
- the gmk gene encoding guanylate kinase, whose amino-acid sequence MEGKLIVFSAPSGSGKTTIVRYLLGLPELNLGFSISATSREPRGAEEHGKDYYFISLSEFKEHIRHGDFLEWEEVYRDNFYGTLQSEVERIWAEGKHVIFDIDVAGGLRIKRKFPEKTLAVFVKPPSIDELKIRLKKRSTESDDKINMRIAKASVELATAPQFDQVIKNYDLDVAKEEARQLVADFLKS is encoded by the coding sequence ATGGAAGGAAAACTCATCGTCTTTTCGGCGCCGTCGGGCTCCGGCAAAACTACTATCGTACGGTACCTGCTCGGGCTCCCGGAACTCAATCTCGGCTTTTCAATCTCGGCGACCTCGCGCGAACCGCGGGGGGCAGAGGAGCACGGCAAAGACTATTACTTCATCTCGCTTTCGGAGTTCAAAGAACACATCCGCCACGGCGATTTCCTCGAATGGGAGGAAGTGTACCGCGATAATTTCTACGGAACCTTGCAAAGTGAGGTCGAACGGATATGGGCCGAAGGCAAACACGTGATCTTCGATATCGATGTGGCGGGTGGACTTCGGATCAAGCGAAAGTTTCCGGAAAAGACGCTGGCCGTTTTCGTAAAACCACCGAGTATCGACGAGTTGAAGATCCGACTCAAAAAGCGCTCGACCGAGTCAGACGACAAGATCAACATGCGTATCGCCAAAGCATCGGTCGAATTGGCCACCGCGCCGCAATTTGACCAGGTCATCAAAAACTACGACCTTGACGTAGCCAAAGAAGAGGCGCGGCAATTGGTGGCCGATTTCCTAAAGTCATAA